From a region of the Panicum virgatum strain AP13 chromosome 2K, P.virgatum_v5, whole genome shotgun sequence genome:
- the LOC120662868 gene encoding uncharacterized protein LOC120662868 isoform X2, whose amino-acid sequence MASEEAERAVITKAVAVRARDLVRALLAPGGLVSVEDAGETVAVSVRSCVAKTSPENLAVRRQDVEKLAVAAATASLTVIVNAGSLTAPHSMVEEVITKAVVASRAQVEDTRTSSDYIFVLWYLVVTFCCGVALLVVRLSN is encoded by the exons ATGGCGTCGGAAGAGGCGGAGCGTGCCGTCATCACGAAGGCGGTCGCCGTGAGGGCGAGGGACCTGGTCCGGGCTCTCCTCGCGCCTGGAGGCCTGGTGAGCGTCGAGGACGCAGGGGAGACCGTGGCCGTCAGCGTGAGGAGCTGCGTCGCCAAGACTTCCCCGGAGAACCTCGCCGTGCGCAGACAGGACGTCGAGAAGCTGGCCGTTGCGGCCGCCACGGCCTCCCTCACCGTCATCGTCAAC GCTGGATCACTGACCGCACCCCACAGCATGGTAGAGGAGGTAATCACCAAGGCAGTTGTGGCTTCCCGTGCCCAGGTGGAAGACACGAGGACCTCCTCg GACTACATTTTTGTTCTCTGGTACTTGGTTGTGACTTTCTGCTGCGGGGTGGCACTGCTTGTTGTTCGTCTTAGCAACTAG
- the LOC120662868 gene encoding uncharacterized protein LOC120662868 isoform X1 — MASEEAERAVITKAVAVRARDLVRALLAPGGLVSVEDAGETVAVSVRSCVAKTSPENLAVRRQDVEKLAVAAATASLTVIVNVGLSWITDRTPQHGRGGNHQGSCGFPCPGGRHEDLLGLHFCSLVLGCDFLLRGGTACCSS; from the exons ATGGCGTCGGAAGAGGCGGAGCGTGCCGTCATCACGAAGGCGGTCGCCGTGAGGGCGAGGGACCTGGTCCGGGCTCTCCTCGCGCCTGGAGGCCTGGTGAGCGTCGAGGACGCAGGGGAGACCGTGGCCGTCAGCGTGAGGAGCTGCGTCGCCAAGACTTCCCCGGAGAACCTCGCCGTGCGCAGACAGGACGTCGAGAAGCTGGCCGTTGCGGCCGCCACGGCCTCCCTCACCGTCATCGTCAACGTCGGTTTAA GCTGGATCACTGACCGCACCCCACAGCATGGTAGAGGAGGTAATCACCAAGGCAGTTGTGGCTTCCCGTGCCCAGGTGGAAGACACGAGGACCTCCTCg GACTACATTTTTGTTCTCTGGTACTTGGTTGTGACTTTCTGCTGCGGGGTGGCACTGCTTGTTGTTCGTCTTAG